The following are encoded in a window of Microcaecilia unicolor chromosome 14, aMicUni1.1, whole genome shotgun sequence genomic DNA:
- the LOC115457488 gene encoding diamine acetyltransferase 2-like isoform X1: MACHIRPASAGDCGDIVRMMKELGAYEKHSHGTEVTEEALIKDGFSAETPFFQSIVAELPEGQKSKEGFTIVGYALYIFSYNSMRGRIIYLEDLYVIPEFRGKGVGKQLLKEVAKIGQDRQCYQIQFAVLNWNQQAIDFYRAQGAIDLTQETGYHIFRFEDAAMTKLAGAEANP, encoded by the exons ATGGCTTGCCACATCCGTCCAGCAAGCGCAGGAGACTGTGGGGATATCGTACGCATGATGAAG GAGTTAGGGGCCTACGAAAAGCATTCTCATGGAACGGAAGTGACAGAGGAAG CACTGATTAAGGATGGCTTTTCCGCAGAAACTCCATTCTTCCAAAGTATTGTTGCTGAGCTCCCCGAAGGACAGAAAAGTAAAGAAG GTTTCACAATTGTCGGCTACGCTTTGTACATCTTCAGCTATAACAGCATGAGGGGTAGGATTATTTATCTGGAGGACCTTTATGTGATTCCTGAGTTCAGAG GCAAAGGAGTGGGAAAACAGCTGTTAAAGGAGGTGGCAAAG ATTGGGCAGGACCGACAGTGCTACCAGATCCAGTTTGCCGTCCTCAACTGGAATCAGCAGGCCATCGATTTCTACAGGGCTCAGGGAGCTATTGACCTGACCCAGGAGACTGGCTACCACATCTTCCGCTTTGAGGATGCTGCCATGACGAAATTGGCAGGGGCCGAGGCCAATCCGTGA
- the LOC115457488 gene encoding diamine acetyltransferase 2-like isoform X2 gives MACHIRPASAGDCGDIVRMMKELGAYEKHSHGTEVTEEGFTIVGYALYIFSYNSMRGRIIYLEDLYVIPEFRGKGVGKQLLKEVAKIGQDRQCYQIQFAVLNWNQQAIDFYRAQGAIDLTQETGYHIFRFEDAAMTKLAGAEANP, from the exons ATGGCTTGCCACATCCGTCCAGCAAGCGCAGGAGACTGTGGGGATATCGTACGCATGATGAAG GAGTTAGGGGCCTACGAAAAGCATTCTCATGGAACGGAAGTGACAGAGGAAG GTTTCACAATTGTCGGCTACGCTTTGTACATCTTCAGCTATAACAGCATGAGGGGTAGGATTATTTATCTGGAGGACCTTTATGTGATTCCTGAGTTCAGAG GCAAAGGAGTGGGAAAACAGCTGTTAAAGGAGGTGGCAAAG ATTGGGCAGGACCGACAGTGCTACCAGATCCAGTTTGCCGTCCTCAACTGGAATCAGCAGGCCATCGATTTCTACAGGGCTCAGGGAGCTATTGACCTGACCCAGGAGACTGGCTACCACATCTTCCGCTTTGAGGATGCTGCCATGACGAAATTGGCAGGGGCCGAGGCCAATCCGTGA